One Podospora pseudopauciseta strain CBS 411.78 chromosome 4, whole genome shotgun sequence genomic window, TGGGGGAATCAACAGGCCAACTGGAGCTCGACATCCCCTCCTTCGTCAAACTCGACCACGACGCCGAGGGCAGGAAAGCAGTCTTGACCGTGGAAGACAAGGAGCAAAAGAAGCAAATGGAGATGTGGGGTATGCTTTCCCCCCATTACCCATtcaaaagggaaaagaaaCGCTGACTTGGGACGAAAAATCCACAGGTACTACCTGGTCCTACCTCAACAACTACATCATGGGCGTATCAGAAGGCCACACTGCTGTCCTCCGCCTCGTCGGTATCGGTTACAGAGCCACAGTCGAGCCCCGCCCCGCCCTCGAAGAGTACCCCGGCCAGCAGTTCGTCTGCCTCAAGCTCGGTTTCTCCCACCCCGTCGAGATGGGCCTCCCCCTCGGCATGAAGGCCAGTGCGCCCCAACCAACCCGCGTCCTCCTCGAGGGTATCGACAAGGAGCAAATCATGTCCTTTGCCGCCAAAATCAGGAGGTGGAGAGTGCCGGAGCCGTACAAGGGGAAGGGCATTTTCATTAATGATGAAACGATCAAGCTCAAGGCAAAGAAGATCAAATAAATGATGCGCCATcaggagaagaaaaggggcatCTGTGTACATCTAGCAGTAGTATTCACCATTGGATTCTTGGTGAGTTGTATGACCGTGTGGCCTGTATCTGTGCCATAAGAACTTGTACATTTACTTCAGACGtttttttctgctttttCCCTTGCCATGCTTTATTTTACACCCAGGACCTCCTGAACGACGCTCAGGACTTGGCTGTGAACCGCCTTTGGCGCAGCAATGACACCGCTGTTGGTGGCCAACGTCCTCCCCACGCCAAAATTCAGACGGTTACCCTTGATATCGGTTACCTGGCCGCCAGCTTCCCTCACAATCAAATCACCAGCAGCGTGATCCCAGATCTTCTCCTGGTATGTCTTAGAAGTCGGCAAACGCAGGTAGATATCTCCCGCGCCTCTGGCAATAGACCCGTACTTGGCCTGCGAGTCCATTCTCACACTCTGCTTGGTAATCCCCAGCTTCTGCGCAATCTGCGCCGACTCGCTCTGATTCGAGTGCCCCGCCTCGACGCTCTCGCAAAAGCTTGCGTTGGACATGTCGGTAAGAGGCTTCATAGAGATGCTCCTCCCCTCAGCCAGGGCACCGGCCTTGAGAGGTCTGCTCGTTGCGCCCTGTCCAATAACCGCAGAAAAAAGCACACCCCTCCCTTCGTCGTCGGTAGCATTAGCCCCGATATCGGCCGTCAAAGGTGCCGCATCGTCAACCGGCAAGTTAGGACACCCAATCGCTCCCACTTTGACATCCCCGTCCTCTAGCAGGGCAAGGCAAACGGCGTATTGCCCCCCTCTCAAAAAACCCTTGGTGCCATCAATTGGATCAATAGTCCAGACCCTCCCGACTTTTCCACCTTTGCTGTTTCCTTGGTCGATGATATCAAGCATTGCATCCGCATCCTTGATCCCGCCTCCCAAAAGCCCCTCAGCAGCGACGTCATCCAAGCTGGTAGTGCGGACAAGCTCCCAGATTTGATcgcggaggggagggttggcgCGGAGCTCGGtggcctcttcctcggcgaCGATTTCGTCGTGGGGGAAGTTGTGCTTGAGGGCGGAGATGATCAGGGCTTGGGCGCCGAAGTCGCCGATGGTGACGGGGGAGGCGTCGTCTTTGGAGACGGTTCCTTTGGAGGTCTCGTGGAAGACGCGtttggtgaggatggaggcGCGTTGGACGGCTAGCTGGGCGATTTCGAGCTCGCGGGAGTAGAGGGACGTCATTTTGGCGaggtttggggtggtggattgggagcggaggtgggagaggatgagggtgaggcGGGGGGTTATGGAGGGGATGAAGGCCGCCAGGATGAGGATTAGGAGAGAGGTGAGTAACAAGGGAGGAAGACGGAATTTATGAGAGGGATCACGAGGCATTAAACAGAGTGAAGGCTCAGAGAAGTTTGCCCACGCTCTTGGTGATCGCGTTAGGTAagatgggtgggtggtgggagcttGGAGGTGAGCACGCTTTCAGTGGGTAGGTTGCCCCGCATTATGTTGATATTGACGTCGTTCCTGAGCTGCTACCCCACACTTTGGCTGCAAAGTTGGGATCTAAACATATGAGAGAGCCTGAAATAAGTGAAGCTAATGAGTTTCAAGGGGATTGGGATTTTGGACCCCTTTCTTATCCTGAAATTTTCGACCGCAGACATCCCAGTGTCTTTTGGCAGGAGCTCCCCGATGACGGAAGACCCTTGACCCACTCAACTTCCGAGGGCCCAAGCTCCTCAGCCAGCTCTCTTTCAACCTCATCGCATGAccggaaggagaaggaggttacATTCTGACGCTCTTTTGGGCGCCTATATCGACTCAATCACTTTGGAAAATGTATGTATCAGCTTCAAGGGCAGGCATGTGTCTTTCTGAGGTTTCTCATGTGCTAGGCCAGTGTCATCTAAACCCTGACCCTGATTTCTACTCACCCCCTTTTTACCCCTATTTCGCCCCCGTTGTTTTCCTTTTATCTTTAAAAATCATCTCCCTATTTCCCACCATCGCTACTCCCAATCCTCGAGATTGCTTCTGGTACCTCCATCTCACAACACCCCAAATCCACATCTATCTCGACATACCCTCCATCAAATCCATCTCAACCCTCGGGGCAGACCGTCCATCGATTTCCTGCGGTGGCAGACTTATTGACCTGCTGCCCATCTCTGTTGTGTCATCATGCTGTATCTCTATCTTTTCAATCCTTTTGTGTTACTGGGAGTTCCTCTGAGACTTTCTATGCGGACGATGCCGCCGTCGGTAGAAATAGATAGCCAGAGCGATaagaacaagaagagcgAAAAGAGGATTCCGCCTACTACCAGTGttgggcttggaggaggtgaagttggaggagggtcGTTgctgggcgagggaggttgaGTGGACGTCGTTATCTCAGTGCTGGTGAGCGAGGCAGATGGAGCGTTGCTGGCTCCCGGTAATGTGGGACTGGAGGTTTTTGAAGGCGTTTGGGAGTCAACATTTGTTGTCGATTGTGTGGTGGACTTTGTTTCGGTCTCTGGCAGTGACAATCATGACTACGCTATAGACGTTTGGGTTTTatttggagaaggagaagctctATCTGTGGACGAAGACGTTCGCGTTGGCCGAGGAATGAAAGTGATTGTGCCAGCCTTCGACTCTGTAGTAGCTGCGAGGTTTTCTTTCCGTGTAGATGTATTAGGCGCTAGAGGAGAGTTGGATGCCGGTGGGGTTCCGTTGCAGTAGGCCAGGTACCTCCCGAACACCGCGTCCAGCTGTTCATTGGCTCTCTGGTTGTCGTCGGGACACATTCTTTACAGTCGGAATATGTGGTTCGGAATGCTGACCCAGTCTCACAGAGTTCTGGGGACTCGGCCACCCTCAGTGTTTCGATGCGGGCGTTTTCTGCTTTCCTGTCAGCACACTGGAAGCGAATCAAGATGGAATTACCATACCACAGCCTGGGTAGCATATATCTGGGACACTGGCTAGATTTTGCCTCTTTATGTTTGATAGAACCATTTTGACGTGCAGCTCTCTACAGACATgagaggaaaaaggagaCCTTATCTTAACGTATTCAGAGGCTGAACAGCGGTCATAATTGCTGAGATCAAGGTTTAGGTAGCCCTATGATCCGAAAGAGGTGCCTGAGCCGAAATATGCGTAGATATCGTGGGCTGACTGCTGTGGGTGGGGAGGTCGGCGCAAACCTGGCCCGTTGACCAAGCGATGGGGGCCATACTGACAAAAGCAATTCTGCCCCTGAAACCTCGCAAGTGATCTTAATATTTGCTGTAGACTAATTTCAGAATTTTCGAAGGCTTCCATTTATGTTTGCATACTCGCACTGACCCAAATGAAGTGCTTGGATTACAGATATGTTTCTGTCCTACTGGTCGAACGTAATGTACGCAGATCTTTGTCAGATTGTAATCAGAAGCCGGAACACAGAAAGGAAGAAGTCAGTCAAAAAAATACGCTAGTTAGTTCAGTGTGTGGTATTTAAAATTCAAGTTGTATACCTAAGATAGGGGATTTGTTTTGATAGGTTTGGAGCCGCACCTAGATAAGTAGGTAGTAAACAAAGCGCCAGTACAAACCCTGCTATATGACCTGAAAACATGGATGTTGGTAAACTTACGAGTCAGGAACATCTATCTGTGCAGTGAAGACACTACCTTATAAAGTACCGTATAATCTTGCTGTATACAGCTAATTATTGAAGTATCTAGTGCTCCAAAGGAGCAGTGAAAAAACAAACTCATGATATCTCCATTTACAACAGCCACTGACACATAGCCAgctataaataactataCAACTAACGTATCCCGCCTCCTTGCTCCTAATCATCTAACTTGTAGAAGCAATGCTGAAGGCTGCCATAAAACTCAGATATGAACTTGCAGAGTAAAAGCGTACCTTAGTCGAACCATTGCGGACACACTATTGCTTTCCCTGTTGCTTCGTCAAAGTGAACAAAGCGCTCCCTTTCGAGATCCCATGTCCAGAAAACATCTTCTAACTGATCTTCCTGTGAGATAAGGTTCTCCGTGGTTGAAATTTCAACCTCTGGTTGCATAGACTCTCGTGTatcttggctgctgctgagttGCAGGACCGTGACTGATTTCTCCTTCATGGTTTCACCGGGAATTGTTGACTTCTCAGTGTTCTGAAGAAACAAGGTGACAATGTCCTGGATCTTTGGAACCGTGCTTGAGGAGAGGTCTGTGACCAGAGACATGGAGCCATCGAGTTGTTTGCCGGTGACGAAAAAGCGACTGGCTGGAATTAAAGACCAGAAGTCTTTAGATAGTCTAAAGATAAAGTTCATCCGCTCGACAAACCCAGAGGTGAGGTCAATGCAGAGAGTGGTAAAAGGAGAATAagtgtgacaagggctgcaatatcagggcttggaactcatggttcaattcaggctaataatctttaatggcctcgaagagcgtgatactgaaaaGATAAAGAAGCAATACAGTCTTAGTGATCCTGaacgcgtattttatcctcccttgcctggcccgtgcccttgttggcctcaggccgctgccaagtccttcaatATTATACAgggccagtgggcttcctttgataaccgccatgacttctgattgtctgcctcactttgacgactggctcacaacgtgcagttacccctccttgcggtggtatcgacagtgttgttggtggtggttgtgggtggttgacttttgccgtgtgacaaTAAGCCTCTCTATGATCCAAGATCTTGGAATCTTTCATGATGCTATAGTGCTCCTGCTCGGGTGACTGCGCTAGTAGAAATATTAGGAAAACCACTGATTGACAGCATAGGTTATAGTTTGTGGTGTGAGAGCTGGTAAATATGGTGACAGAAAGTAGGGGTATTCGAGGGATCAGGTGTTCGGAAAATAGGTCGTTTAGAAAACAAGTCTTTTAGAGCCCGAAAATGGAGCTTTCGTGTTGACAGCAGAGAAGGTAGTGTCTGGGTGCTGTTTGGGGTTGATGCCGTGTGAGGACAATTCGTGCTTGCAGAGTGGGGGATTGGTGACCGATAGGTACCTATTTTATAGTGAATTACCAGCCAGACTGTTGCTACTGTTATGAGAAAGAGTAGCCTTGATTGAGGTAAGCCCACCTCACCACGTCGATAAGATTGAGAGCCTGCCGTCGACATAGCTAAGGGCGACAGGAATCTAAGGCAAGACAAGGCACCCGACACCTCTGCGATTGACCGCGCCCCACGATCCAACACACAGATATCGAATATCTATTATAGGAAGCACAGTTTGGCTAGGAGAGAACATAAGAAAACTACAAGATGCGATCAGGCTCGTCAGAACAAATCACATTAGTCAGTGAGACccgtggaggttgttgaaaGAAAGAAATTTGGAGCCTCTTGGAGCAGGCGGATGACAGGTGGGCTTGTAACCCCCCTGTAAATGGCATTTCGGTGTGCTCCACGGCAAAGCCACTGGCAGCGGCACTGACGAAACACATACATTTACACCACCTTGGTCCCATGTTGGAATTGTAAATCAAGGCACCTACTTACCTTATGTATTAAACGACATTTCTTTTGCAACTACCTATGGTAATGTAAGGCTTTCTTCATGTTTATGTTAGTTCGGTAAGGCAGTATTGCAGAGAGTGCTAAAAGGCCGCCTGGAAACTAACTTTCTGGCTTTGGAAAATCCGTACCACAAGCTGGTCATACATTGAAGTATTCAGGACACaagttataaagtatacATGACTACGGATCCCTAATTTAAAGGATTTACCACTGCCCCTTTCTCAAGAGATTCCTTTTGCACTGCTTATCCCAATTTGATTATCTCAAATTAAGCCTAACATAAATTTCGCATACCTTACATCATCATGTCTTCAATGGTTGCCACAAAACTTTAAGTTAAAATCGTCTCCAACCTTGGCTCAGAGCACGTCGACGCTTACATCGACAGCAAAACTGAAGTATCCTTTCTTAGAGCCAGCATCGCAGGCCAGTTGAGCACGCTCATCTGGCCCATCCCGCAGGCGCGACAACGCAGTGTCATGTTGTCAGGGGTCGGCTTGATCGAGCCGAAGAAATGGGTTGAGATTACTATCGACATACCGGAGCTTGGTGTATTTGGAGAAGTCGTGAATGTCCAGCTAGCGGAGTGGGACACCTCTTTGCCAATTATGTTCCTTGGTCAACGCCTTATGGGCAAACTTACCGCTCAAACTTGGCCTGTCATGGCCAAAGCCAATGACAGCAGTGTTCCTACGGCGCCCGGAATTGGCATTACCAGTCAAGTTATTCAGTCGCATCATCTACCATCGCACATTCTCGTTGGTAAGATCACCACAATATCGCCGCCCGAACAAAGTTGCTCCTCTGAGGCTGGTACCAATGCATCTGTCAAAGGCTACCCAACTCTGAAAACCCCAGCAAAAGCTACATAAAAcacaacaaaagaaaaaagaaagaaaaagacttACATTTCTACGACATTCTGGCTTGCTAATAGGCGTTCTTCTTTTGTGTTTTTATTTATATGTCTCTCAGATTATAGGCCTTTTTTCGACATTGGCAGAGTTGGGATCTTGGAAGAGAATGGACGGAAAAAGAGGCACAGAGGGACAAATTCTAACATTCCACATTGAATAGGTGGATAGCTTGGGAAGCTGATGCAGGGGACTTCCATCACTGTTTTGATGTTTATATGTGTACCTTAAATATGCCGATACCAACACACATGGTTTGTAATCCAGGGTACCTAGTTACTTTGATCCCATCCCTTGCTTTAGCATTGGATGCCTAAGCAAGAAGGTGACTAAGTAACATCTGGATAATGTGGGAATAATACCCCAAGAAGTTTAGAATAGTATATGGCTGTTTCACACTGAAGCCAACACATTTATTCGCGCGGTCTAGAGCTAGGTACCTTATCTAGGTACTTGCCATGTGAGTCCCTCCTTTAAGAGGTCTGTGCGAATGATGTGACACAATGTGTGAATATTGTGTCACTTAGGATAACCTACAGATACCATACATCTTGGTTGGTGCAGAATGGCAGCATGCTGTCATGGGGCTGTGTCACCGTTGCCTAGTCAACGGGTTGGAGCATAGCCCTTTTCTCAACCCCTGAATCCGTTGAAGGCGACAACATTGCCAAACTTACAAAGCTCTTCACTTCTAGTTACCATCGGCGAGAATACAGCGGCAGGTTATAATTACtgtcgttgatgttgataGAAATGCGACCGTATCATTCTGAGACTGAAGGAAGTTTGTGTAGTGTATCTATACTAGGTATTAAGGCGAGGCGTAATCATGTATCTGAAGCCAACCCATCTCCGAGCTCACCGTAACCCCTAATCGAACCACTGGGGGCAAACAATCTCTCGACCAGTGCTTTCATCAGTGTGAATAAAACGCTCCCGAGACTCGTTCCATTTCCAGAAGCCGTCATCTGTCTCGGAGCAATCGCAGTCTGAGGAATTCCCCGAGTTCAAGGTCGAGGTGTCATATGTGCCTCTGTATTCCATGTCGCAGCCTTCAAGCCTAggctcatcaacaacagagGTCTCCGAGAGCTTCTGAGGTAATCGATCGTGATTACTGGTGTCTTCTCCTCGGACCCTGGAATCTTCACAAGCGGCTGAGAGCCTGGACGGAAGATTAACTTCGACAGGGCCAAGTTCCGAAAGGAATTGTTTCTCGTCAGGCTTGACCATATCAGAGGTCCAAACACAAGAACCTCTTCCAAAAGCTGCTACCTTACGGGTGGTCGGCATTGAGTCGGTGCAGTGTTGAGCGAAGGGAGTCTTGTTCCTCAAAATATCAATAGGCTGAACTCTGGGACTGAAAAGAAACTCTGGACTGGAGGCCCGAGATGAGTTTGTGTCGTCACCACGATTGGACCAAAAAGACTCGGTGGCAATTGTAGAAGAACTGCTGCAGGGGGGTATCGGGAAACTGCGTAGCAGTCGGGGCCATGATCTCTTTGGGTCTGAGCTAGACTTGACAATATCATCTGAAGGCGGCGTACCCTGCGACTGATGGCTATGTAGTGCCTTCACTTCGTGTTGGGACATTGCAGTTCCTG contains:
- the MRPL6 gene encoding 54S ribosomal protein L6 mitochondrial (EggNog:ENOG503NUY2; COG:J), with the protein product MLASNTTRRALASCSSSSTATAVLPSFLVPALQTSAPRRTFSATANRPSKLGRNPISIPPGVELQVGDLFVKKDVTTYLQTKKRKVVVKGPLGQLELDIPSFVKLDHDAEGRKAVLTVEDKEQKKQMEMWGTTWSYLNNYIMGVSEGHTAVLRLVGIGYRATVEPRPALEEYPGQQFVCLKLGFSHPVEMGLPLGMKASAPQPTRVLLEGIDKEQIMSFAAKIRRWRVPEPYKGKGIFINDETIKLKAKKIK
- the MET22 gene encoding 3'(2'),5'-bisphosphate nucleotidase (BUSCO:EOG09262HP3; EggNog:ENOG503NU2N; COG:F; COG:P) → MPRDPSHKFRLPPLLLTSLLILILAAFIPSITPRLTLILSHLRSQSTTPNLAKMTSLYSRELEIAQLAVQRASILTKRVFHETSKGTVSKDDASPVTIGDFGAQALIISALKHNFPHDEIVAEEEATELRANPPLRDQIWELVRTTSLDDVAAEGLLGGGIKDADAMLDIIDQGNSKGGKVGRVWTIDPIDGTKGFLRGGQYAVCLALLEDGDVKVGAIGCPNLPVDDAAPLTADIGANATDDEGRGVLFSAVIGQGATSRPLKAGALAEGRSISMKPLTDMSNASFCESVEAGHSNQSESAQIAQKLGITKQSVRMDSQAKYGSIARGAGDIYLRLPTSKTYQEKIWDHAAGDLIVREAGGQVTDIKGNRLNFGVGRTLATNSGVIAAPKAVHSQVLSVVQEVLGVK